The nucleotide sequence CGCCCGAGGCCCTGGCCGACGCCATTCGCCAGGTGGCCAGCGAGCCGGATGGCCGGCCCAGCGTAACGGCTTAGGCGCACCGGCCGCGGTGCCGGGGCGCGGCCCGGCAGGGGGGCCGCGCGCGCTGCTGTCGCGGGCACTCTCCCGGCGAGATCTGCCCCGGCGGCGCCCTTGTCCCGACGGTGGACGACTGCAAGACTGCGGCGGACTGCCTGACCCGCCAATCTCACCGATTCACGGCTGCGGGCGCGGATCTGGCGGACAGGCCGGGCGTGCGCCCCGGGGGACCGTTTGCGGAAACGGGCGGCGAGCGGCCTGAACACACGGGGGAGACGAGCCAACAATGAGCGCCGAACAACGAGACGTCATCCTGCTGGACGGGGGTATGGGCCAGGAACTGCGGCGGCGCAGCAGCCAGCCGGCCTCGCCACTCTGGTCGGCCCAGGTGATGCTCGACGAGCCGCACCTCGTGGTCGGGGCCCACCGTGATTTCATCGACGCCGGCGCGCGGGTTATCACCGTCAACACCTACAGCGCGACGCCGCAGCGCCTGGCGCGGGACGCCGACCCGGATCTGTTCGAGCCACTCCACGCCGCCGCGCTGGACGCCGCGCACCAGGCGCGCCGCGAGAGCGGCCGGTCGGTGCGCATCGCCGGCTGCCTGCCACCGCTGGTGGCGAGCTATCACCCGGACGTAGTACCGGACGAGGCGACCTGCCTGCAGGGCTATCGCCGCATCGTGGCCCGTCAGGCCGACGAAGTGGATCTCTTCCTCTGCGAGACGCTCTCCCTCGCCCGGGAGGCGCGGGCGGCGACCATGGCGGCGGTGGAGAGCCACCTGCCGGTGTGGACGTCGTTCACCCTCGACGACGGCGACGGCACCCGCCTGCGCTCCGGCGAACCCCTGGCCGATGCGGCGCGGGAGGCCGTGGGGGCCGGCGCCGAGCGGGTGGTGGTCAACTGCTCGGTACCGGAGGCGCTGACCACGGCCATGGCTGAGCTCACCGGTATCGGGGTGCCCTTCGGCGGCTACGCCAACGGCTTCGTCTCCGCGGTCGCCCTGAAGCCGGGCGGCACGGTGGACGCCCTGGAATCCCGCAAGGACCTCGACCCCGACGCCTACGCCCGCCACGCGCTGGGCTGGGTCGAACAGGGCGCGACCGTCGTCGGCGGCTGCTGCGAGGTGGGGCCGGCCCACATTGCCGCCCTCGCCGACCGCCTGGCCGCCACGGGCCACCGCCTGGTGTCCGGGTAGCGGCGCAGGACGAGCGACGGCCTAGGCCCGCGCGCCGCCGGCCGTCCGGAGGGCACGACGCAACCCCCAATCGGA is from Spiribacter halobius and encodes:
- a CDS encoding homocysteine S-methyltransferase family protein, translated to MSAEQRDVILLDGGMGQELRRRSSQPASPLWSAQVMLDEPHLVVGAHRDFIDAGARVITVNTYSATPQRLARDADPDLFEPLHAAALDAAHQARRESGRSVRIAGCLPPLVASYHPDVVPDEATCLQGYRRIVARQADEVDLFLCETLSLAREARAATMAAVESHLPVWTSFTLDDGDGTRLRSGEPLADAAREAVGAGAERVVVNCSVPEALTTAMAELTGIGVPFGGYANGFVSAVALKPGGTVDALESRKDLDPDAYARHALGWVEQGATVVGGCCEVGPAHIAALADRLAATGHRLVSG